The Dioscorea cayenensis subsp. rotundata cultivar TDr96_F1 chromosome 19, TDr96_F1_v2_PseudoChromosome.rev07_lg8_w22 25.fasta, whole genome shotgun sequence genome includes a window with the following:
- the LOC120250398 gene encoding sphinganine C4-monooxygenase 2-like translates to MEISEEMLSAIIPTVVHWVFAGIYGLLGTYLTQYRLHPKGDEEKNNTVSKRAVIKGVLIQHVIQIAVHYMAAKVRGNEGLAAKEQQPSLTVVAVQWIIAMIVMDTWQYFVHRFIHVNRFLYRHIHAAHHAQIVPYVYGALYGHPTESLLMDIIGGALAFLISGMTTRTSIFFFSFATIKSLDLHSGLYIPWNPLQALFFNNCAFHDTHHQLKGHRHNFSQPFFISWDKILGTYMPYSVEERTGGGFEIKFRKDA, encoded by the exons ATGGAGATTTCTGAAGAGATGTTGAGCGCAATCATTCCGACAGTGGTGCACTGGGTGTTCGCTGGGATATACGGGTTATTAGGAACATATCTCACACAGTACCGTTTACACCCAAAAGGTGATGAAGAGAAGAACAACACTGTATCCAAAAGAGCAGTGATCAAAGGAGTCTTAATCCAACATGTCATTCAAATAGCAGTTCACTACATGGCCGCAAAG GTTAGGGGTAACGAAGGATTAGCAGCAAAGGAACAACAGCCTTCCCTAACGGTGGTGGCAGTGCAATGGATAATTGCCATGATAGTCATGGACACGTGGCAGTACTTTGTTCACAGATTCATTCACGTAAACAGGTTCTTATACAGGCACATCCATGCAGCACACCATGCTCAGATAGTACCCTACGTGTATGGAGCTCTCTATGGGCATCCTACAGAATCCCTACTAATGGACATCATTGGTGGTGCTTTGGCCTTCTTAATCTCTGGCATGACCACCAGAACCagcatcttcttcttttcttttgcaaCAATCAAATCTTTGGACTTGCACTCTGGGCTATATATCCCTTGGAATCCCCTCCAAGCTTTGTTCTTTAATAACTGTGCTTTTCATGACACTCACCACCAACTCAAGGGTCACAGACATAACTTCTCTCAACCATTCTTCATCTCATGGGATAAGATCCTTGGGACTTACATGCCATACAGTGTTGAGGAGAGGACAGGTGGAGGTTTTGAAATTAAGTTTCGCAAGGATGCTTAG